In the genome of Streptomyces fagopyri, the window AGGACGCGAAAGATGAGCGGCTGGCATCTGCTGCTGGCGCCGCTGCCCCTGTGCTTCGCGCTGCCGCTGGTGTGGCTGGTGCTCAGCTCCTTCATGACCAACGCGGAGATCAACCGGTTCCCGCCCGCGCTGTGGCCGAAGGGGATCGACCTCGGCGGGTACCGCTATGTGCTCGGCAACGCGCTGTTCCCGCGCTGGCTCGCCAACTCCCTCCTGGTCGCCTCGGTCGCGGTGGGATCGAATCTGCTGTTCGGGGCGCTGGGCGGCTACGCGTTCGCGCGGATGCGGTTCGCCGGGTCGCGGCTGCTGCTCGGGCTGATGCCGGCGACCATGGTGATCCCGTTCCAGCTCACCATGATCCCCACCTTCCTGGTGATGAAGGAGCTGGGTCTGATCGACACGCTCGGCGCGCTGATCGTGCCGTCGCTGGTGACCCCGTTCGCGGTCTTCCTGTTCCGGCAGTTCTTCCTCTCGCTGCCGCGGGAGATGGAGGAGCCGCCTGGATCGACGGGTGTTCGCGGCTGCGGGTCCTCTTCTCGATCGTGCTGCCGCTGGCCCGGCCCGCGCTGGCCACCGTCGCGGTGCTGACGTTCCTGTCGACCTGGAACGCCCTGTCATGGCCGCTGATCGCGCTCAACCACGACACGCGGTACACGCTCCAGCTGGGGCTGACCACCTTCCAGGGGCAGCACCACACCCGGTGGTCGGCGGTGACGGCGGGGAACGTGATCACCGTCCTGCCGGTCCTGGTGGCGTTCCTGCTGGCGCAGAAGACGTTCGTGCAGTCGCTCACGTCGAGCGGTCTGAAGGGGTGACGGCCGTGCGGATTCTCGACGCGGTGGTGGCCGGCGCCGCGCATCCTGACGTGGTGGCCGCTCCCCCGTCCGGGCCGCGTGCCCTCGGCCGGCGTGGACGGTTCGCCACGGACGCCGGGCCGGTGCCCGGCGGGTCCGCGGCGATCACGGCGCCACCGGCACGCGCCGCGGCCCGCGGCGCGCTCCCCCCACACGGTCACGACCGTACGGCGGCGCAGCCCACGGAGGACGTGGCCCGCGCCGCCACGCGGGTCGACTTCGAGATCCCGGCCCCGCCACGGTCTGCGCCAGGCCATCGGCGACACGCTCGGCATCGGAGGCATCTTCCGCGCCCTGCGCACCTTCCCGGTCCTGCGCGCGCTGGCCGAGGACAGGGCCGAACTGTGCCCGGACGCGCTGCTGCTGAACTGCACCAACCCCATGGCGATGAACGTCCTCCATCTCAGCCGTATCGCCCCGGACCTGCGCGTGACGGGCCTGTGCCACTCGGTGCACTGGACGATGCACGACCTCGCCGCACTGGTCGGCGTGCCCTTCGAGGACGTGTCCTATCTGGCGGCCGGGGTCAACCACCAGTCCTGGGTGCTGCGCTTCGAACGCGCCGGCCAGGACCTCCACCCGCTGCTGGACGAGGCGATCGCCGGGGATCCCGGCCTGTTGCGACGGGTCCGCGTCGACATGTACCGCAGGCTCGGCCACTACCCCACCGAGACCAGCGAGCACTCCTCGGAGTACGTGCCTTGGTATCTGCACCACGACAGCGAGATCGAGCGTCTCAGGCTGCCGGTGGGCGCCTATCTGGAGATCATCGAGGAGAACACGGCGAGCTACGAGCAGACGCGCGACGCCCTGGCCAGGGACGCGCCGCTGCCGGTCGAGGGCACACTGGAGTACGCCCCGCAGATCATCCACAGCGCCCTCACCGGCACGCCGCGCACGATCTACGGGAACGTCCCCAACCGCGGCCTGATCGACAACCTGCCGGCCGACTCCGTGGTCGAAGTTCCCTGCCTGGTCGACGCGCTGGGCGTCCAGCCGACCCGCGTCGGCTCGCTCCCGCCGCAGTGCGCGGCCCTCAACGGCGCCTATGTCGCCGTCAACGACCTGGTCGTACGGGCCGCCACCGACCACGATCCGCGCCACATCCGGCACGCCGCCATGGCCGACCCCGCGACCGCCGCCGCGCTGCCCGTCGAGCGGATCTGGGATCTGTGCGACGAGCTCGTGCGCGCCCACGGCGCCCTGCTCCAGACGGAACTGCGGGCCGAGCTCGGCCACTGAGCGGGCCGTCCGGCCGCGCCGCGCCACGGCCGGATGGTCCGCGAGGCGCGCACGCGCGGAAACCGGGCCGTGTCGGATGAGCGGCAGGCCACCGGGCGGACGTATCAAGAGGCATGTCGACCTCCATGGCGGACAGGCGGGAAAGCCGCCTGCCGACGAGCACCACCGAGCCGCCGCGACGGTTCGCACGACTGCGGCGGCACCGGCGGTGGCTGCTCGCGCTCGCCGTGGCCGCCCTGCTGGCACAGATGGCGGTGGCGATGGTCACGGCCGCCGTACGCCAGACACCGACGATCGACGAGCCGGTGTACGTGGGCACGGCGGTGGTCTACACGCGGGAGCACAGCCTGCGCTACAACCCCGAGCACCCGCCGCTGGGCAAACTGATCATCGGCGCCGGGCTGGTGTTCGCCCACCCCCACCTCGATGCCCACGCCACCGACGATCAGACGGCGCTCGGACGGCGGTTGCTGTACGAGTCGGGCAACGATCCCTGGCGGGTGATGTTCTGGGCGCGGCTGCCGGTCATCGTGCTGACGCTGCTGTTCGGCCTGGTCGTTCTCGCGTTCGCCTGTGAACTCGCCGGTCCGGTCGGCGGGTTGGTGGCGCTCGCTCTGTACACGCTCTCCCCCGACGTGATCGCGAACGGCTCGCTGGCCACCCTCGACGTACCGGCGGCCGGATTCGTGCTGACGTCGGCGTGGCTGGTGTGGAGGGCGCGGCACGGGCGGCCGTCACCGCACCTCGCGCTCGCCGCGGTGGCACTCGGCGCGGCGCTCGCCACCAAGATGAGCACCCTGCCCGCGGTCCCGGCGCTGCTGCTCCTGGCGGTCCTCTCCCGCTCCCACGCCCGCCGCGCCTCCGGCTCCGGCTCCGGCCCGATCGCCCGGCGGCGGCTCGTCGCCGTGGGCGTGGCCGCGGGCGTGGCGGTCGGCATGGCGTTGCTCGCCCTCACCGTGGTGTGGGCGACGTACCTCGTCGTCGACCCGCGACTGCGCTGGGCCACGCCCGCGGACGTGCCGGCCGTGCACGGTCTGCGCGGACTCGCCCTGCACTGGCTGCCCCTCCCCCGGCCGTACCGCGACGGGATGCGCGTTCAGTTCGGCTTCGAGAACGCGACGTGGAGCGGTTTCCTCTTCGGCAGGGTCTACCGCGGTTCGCTCTGGTACTACCTGCCGGCCGCGCTGCTGGTGAAGACGCCGCTCGGCGCGCTCGCGCTCTGGCTGACCGGCGCGGCCACGATGCTCGGCGTGCCCCGGCTGCGCGCCGCCGCCCCCTACGTCCTCCTCCCGCCGGCCGTGCTGCTCGCCGTGGCCATGACGGGCTCGCGCGATCTGGGCGTCCGGTACGCCCTGTTCGTGCCGGTGTTCCTGGCGGTCGCGGCGGCCGGGGTCGTCGCGCTGCGTCCCCGCCCGGCCCGTCTCACCGCGGCGGCGGCGGTGTTGTTCGTCGCGGTCAGTTCCTTGCGCGCGTTCCCGTACTACCTGCCGTACTCGAACGAGGCGTTCGGCGGACCGTCGATGACCCGTCTGCGGCTGCACGACTCGAACGTCGACTGGGGGCAGGACCTGGGACGGCTCGCCGACCGCCTGTCCGAGCGGTATCCGGGCGAACGGGTCTGGCTCGTCTACAAGGGCAGCGGGGTGCCCTCCGCCTACGGGATCGAGGCGGCCGATCCGCGCAAGGCTCCGCCGGGCGAGGTGCACGGCCTGCTCGCCGTCTCGGACTCCTCGGTCGCGAAGGCGGACGGCCGTCTGGCGGCGCTGCTGGACGGCAGTACGCCCGTCGACGACGTCGGCCACTCGATCACGGTCTTCCGCAGGCCTTAGGCGGCGGACCCGCCCGCCGTCCCGCCGCCGTACCGTCCGCCGTCAGGCGCGGGGGGCGAGCAGGTCCAGCACCCGCTCCCAGCGGAACTCCGGGCGCCGTCCGTCCGCGTCCGGCTCCCCCGAGTACCGGTCCCCGAACCGGACGCCCATGCCGCGGAGCCGGTCGAGGCTCGCGCCGTACGCGGGGTGGGCCGCCAGCGCGTCGCTCACACAGGGCAGGACGGCGATCGGGACGCCGAGACCGTACGCCTCGCACAGGGTGCCCAGGGCGAGGGTGTCCGCTGTGCCGGCGGCCCACTTGTTCACGGTGTTGAAGGTGGCCGGGGCGACGGCCACCGCGTCGGGGGCCGGAAAGGGGCGCGGGTCGCCCGGGGCCCGCCACGCGGACCTGATCGGACGGCCGGTCCGCGCCTCGACCGCCGCCGTGTCGAGGAACCCGAGTCCCTGCGGGGTGGCGATGACGCCGGCCTCCCAGCCCCGCTCCCGCGCGGCGGCGATCAGCCTGCCGACGTCCTGCGCGATGCCCGCCGCGCAGACGACGACGTAGAGGAAGGGCTTGGCGGCGGGGGTCTTCCCGCTGTCTCCGGTCACCCCGGAACCCTAAAGGGGCCGCCCCTGGAACCCGGCGCCGTCCCGGGAACCCGGCTCCGTCCCGGGAACCCGGCGCCACCCCCCCCCGATCCCGGGAGGCCGTTCCGTGTTCTCCTGGCCGGAGCCGCGGTGCCCACCGGAGCCGCCGGACCCCCTCGCGGTCGCGGCCCTACCGCAGCGGGAGGGACGCCCCGCGTTCGGCGTCGGAGCGCGGGCCGAAGAGCCGGCGGTCCTTCTCCTCGATGGGCACGTCGTCGATGCTCGCCTCGCGGCGGGTCATCAGCCCCTGGCCGTCGAACTCCCAGAGTTCGTTGCCGTACGAGCGCCACCACCGGCCGTCCGCGTCGCGGGACTCGTACTGGAAGCGGACGGCGATGCGGTTGCCGTCGAAGGACCAGAGGTCCTTGCGCAGGGCGTACTCCCGCTCGCGCTCCCACTTCGCGGTGAGCAGTTCGACGATCGCGGCGCGGCCGGTGACGAACGTGTCGCGGTTGCGCCAGACCGAGTCCTCGGAGTACGCGAGCGAGACCTTGTGGGGATCGCGGGTGTTCCAGGCGTCCTCGGCGGCCCGGACCTTCTGGAGGGCGGTCTCACGGGTGAAGGGCGGCAGGGGCGGGCGTGCGGACATGGGCGGCTTCCTTTGCGGACGCGCGGTACGACGAGAGGGAGAACGTGCGTTCTCCAGACTGGCTGCTAACCTAGAGAACGTTGGTTCTCGCGTCAAGGAGCCCCCTGCCCATGGACATCACGAGCGCGCACGGACAAGCCCTCGCACAGGCCCGGGAACAGGCGCTGGACGCCGCGGAGGAGCTGTTCTACGCGCGCGGCATCCAGACCGTCGGGATGGACGACGTCCGGGGCGCCTCAGGTGTCTCCCTCAAGCGGCTCTACCAGCTCTTCCCCGCGAAGGAGCTGCTGGTCGAGGCCTACCTGGAGCGGCGCGACCTCCGCTGGCGGGGCCGGCTGGCCGAGCACGTCGACCGGCACGAGGAGCCCGAGCGACGGATCCTGGCCGTGTTCGACTGGCTCCGGCTGTGGTTCGAGGAACCGGACTTCCACGGGTGCGCCTGGATCAACTCCTACGGCGAACTCGGCGCCACCTCACCGCGCGTGAGCGTCCAGGTCCGCGCCCACAAACAGGCGTTCAGGGACTATCTGGACGGCCTGGTGACAGCCGCGGGGCTGCCGGGCTCCCTCACCGACCAGGTGTATCTGCTCGCCGAGGGAGCCATGGTCACCGCGGGCATCACCCGTGAGGCGCGGGCCGCCGGGCACGCGGCAGCGGCGGTCTCGACGCTCATCTCGGCCGGCCGCCGCGCCGGTTGCGCGGAGACGGACCCGACGGCGTCCTGACCGGCGGGAAGCCGAGGCGACCGGTTCGGGGCAGGCCCCGAAGCCGGGAAGTCGCGAAGCCCGGAAGTCCCGAAGCCCCGAAGCCCCGAAGCCCCGACGGACGGACCCGAGGACGGTGTCCTCGGGTCCACGGGAGGGTGTTCCGGGTGTTCCGGAGCCCAGGTTCCGGGGCCCACGGCAGGTTTTCTCGGGTCCGCGGCCGGTGTCCTCAGGTCCGCGAGAGGTGTCCTCCGCTCTCGGTGACGGTGATGGCGCCCACCGGGCAGGCCCGCGCGGCCTCCCGGACCAGTGGGTCACCGTCGCCGTCCGCGCGGCCGGGGAGCACCTCGCTGAATCCGTCGTCGTCCTGCGTGAAGACGCTCGGTGCGGTCAGCGCGCACTGTCCCGCGCCGATGCAGACGTCCTTGTCGATGGCGATGTCGATGGTCATGCCTGTCAGCCTCTTACCAGGTCACGGGGAGTTCCAGCATCCCCTGGATCGTGTCGCCGGGTTTGAAGGGAATGTCATCCGCGGGGGCGTCCAGCCGTAGTCCGGGCAGCCGGTCGAACAGCGACAGCAGGGCGATCTCCATCTCGGCACGCGCGAGGTTCTGGCCGAGGCACTGGTGGATGCCGAAGCCGAACGCGACGTGGTGACGGGCCGAACGGTGCCAGTCCAGGGCGTCCGGCTCCGGGAAGGTGTGCTCGTCACGGTTGATGACGGAGGTCGAGAAGACGACTCCGTCGTCGGCGCGGATCGTCGCCCCGGCCACCTCGATGTCCTCGGTGGCGACCCGCAGCAGCCCGTCGGCGATGGAGAGGAAGCGCAGCAGCTCCTCGACGGCGGCGGGGACGAGCGTCGGCTCCGTGCGCAGCTCCGCCAGTTGCTCCGGGTGCCTGAGCAGGGTGAACGTGCCGAGCGAGATCATGTTCGCGGTGGTCTCGTGGCCGGCGACCAGCAGGATCGTCGCCAGGCTGATCAGCTCCTCGCGGTCCACCGCGCCCTCGCGCAGCCGGTCCTGGATGAGCTCGTCGAGGAGCCCGTCGCCCGGTTGCTTCTGCTTGTGGTCGATGAGCGACCCGAAGTAGGCGTCCAGTTGATCACGGGCGTCCTGGGTGTCCGCGGCGGCGGGGCCGCGCAGCAGCCTGCGGGACTGCTCCTCGAAGAACTCGTGATCGGCGTAGGGGACGCCGAGCAGTGCGCAGATCACCATCGACGGCACGGGCAGCGCGAAGTCGCCGACCAGCTCGGCGGGCGGGCCCTTCTCCTCCATCGCGTCGAGCAGCCGGTCCACGGTCTCCTGGATGCGCGGGCGCAGGGACCCGATCCGCTTGAGGGTGAAGCTGGGGACCAGCATGCGGCGCTGGGTGTGGTGCGCGGGGTCGTCGAGCCCCAGGAGTGCCACCCGGCGGTCGCGGGCGGAGGCGAACCGCTCCGTCGGCATCGGGAACGCCGGACGGGTGCGGTCGGACGACAGCCGTGGGTCGGTGAGGAGATCACGGGCGGTGCGGTGGCCGGTGACCACCCACACGCTGCGGCCGTCGTACAGGGAGACCCGCGACAGGGGGCGCGCCTCGCGCAAGGGGTCGTAGGCGGTGGGCGGGTGGTAAGGACACGTGCGGTCCTGGGGGAAGGCAACGGATTCTGTCATGAGTGACCTCGCATGCGATGGTTCCCTCTTACCGATCTTGCCGCTCTCATTAGATGCCCCAGGCATCTACAGAGCCACTCGAAGTTCGGCCAGATGCGCCGGTCGGGCGGTCTGGCCGAACGCCGTCGCCCGGCGGGGCGCCGGCCGGGCTCCGGTGGGCCGGCGGGGCGGCGCACCGCGGTGCCCATGGCTCGAACCGCCCGCACCGGCCATGCTGGACGCCCGTCGCACGTGGCTCGGCGATGTCCCTGGCGACCCCGGAAACGACCCTCGTAATTCGGTTGCACGGGCCGCCGCCGAGGCCCGAGGATCTGCGCATGTCCATGTTCGAAGCCTTCCTGCCGCCGACCTCCGCCGCCACTCGTCCGGTGCGGGTCCAGCAGCAGCCCGGCCGACCGCGGAGGCCTACGCTTCCCCGATCGTGACCGCCGCGCTCGTCGCGGGGCTGCTCGCGGGCTATGGCATCGCCATCCCCGTCGGAGCGGTCGCGACCTATCTAGTGTCCCTCACCGCTCGTACGTCACTGCGGATCGGCGGGTCCGCCGCCCTGGGCATCGCGACCGCCGACGGGGTGTACGCCCTGGTCGCCGCGCTCGGGGGTGCCGCCCTCGCCGCCGCGCTCCAGCCGGTGCTGGTGCCGTTGCGCGTGGCGTCCGGGCTGGTCCTGGCCGCCCTGGCGGTACGCGGCGCCGTCACCGCGCTGCGCCAGTACCGCGAGCGGCGGCTCACCGCCCGCTCCACCAAGGATCCGGCGCACCCGGCGCGGGCGTATCTGACCCTGCTGGGCATCACCCTCCTGAACCCCACCACCATCGTCTACTTCGCCGCGCTGGTCCTCGGCAGCCGTACGTCCGAGGCGGTACGGCCGCTGGAGCAGGGGGTGTTCGTGCTCGCCGCGTTCGTCGCGTCCGCGAGCTGGCAACTGCTGATCGCCGGGGGCGGCGCGCTGCTGGGGCGGGTCCTGACGGGTCACCGGGGTCGGCTGGTGACGGCGCTCGCGTCCAGCACCGTGATCATGGTGCTCGCGGTGCGGATGCTCGCGGCGTCGCCGTGACCACGCGGACTCGCAGCGGCCGGCCTTGCTGCCTCGGCTGCCTGCCTCGCTGCCTCGCCTGGTCGCCTGCCCGCCTGGGTCGACGGTGACCCTTCGTCCTGCTCCGCTCCACCGCGACGCGCCGCGCGTATCCGCCGCGTCGGCGGCCGACGTCACCGGTCGCGACGAGGTGCCGCCGGACCGCCCGGCGCGCCCGGACCGCCCGGCGCGCCCGGCCGGGCGTCGGCGCGGGGTGCGAAGGCGCGGGCCACCGCGAGGCTGTCCTCGTACACGTGATGCCGTACGACGAGACCGTCCTCGACCGTCAGGTGCAGGGCGAACCGGGCCCGGTAGGGGCGCCCTGTCACCCGCGCCGTCTGCCGGATCTCTCCGAGGACCACGGCCTCCGCACCGTCGACGAGGATCCGTTCGACCGTGGTGTCCGCTGCTCCGGGCAGGTGGTGCGCTCCCAGCTCACGGAAGTGGTCGGCCGCGTCGGCACGGGTGGACCGCGGACGGATCCACGGGGTCGCGGCGCGCCCGTGCTCGTCCCGCGGCCAGTCGAGCTGCCAGTCGATCCGTTCGGCGTAGAGCTCGGCGATCCGTTCGGGGAGGCCGGAGCCGATCCGGCGCAGCAGCTCCTCGGTCACGGCACGGGTCGTCGGAACGTGTGTGGTCACTGCCGGCATGGGGGCCGCCTCCGCGTGGTCTTCGTCCGGGAACGTCCCCACCGTCCCGCACGTGTCCCGCGTCCGCGATTACCCGCGGGGTCATGATGCGGATGAATCACGTCCGCACTGGTGTTGAATCATGCCGAGACAGGACCAGTACGACGCGAGATGGGACGGAAGTCATGCCTCTTGAGGGTGAGTACGAACCCAGCCCGACGCAGTGGGTGCGCGAACAGGTGGAGCTGTACGAGAGCTCCGGTGGCACCGAGGGGACCACGCTTCAGGACACGGGACTGCCGGTCATCATTCTCACGACCCGCGGTGCCAAGAGCGGCAAGATCCGCAAGACCCCGCTGATGCGCGTCGAGCACGACGGCCGTTACGCGGCGGTCGCCTCGCTCGGCGGAGCCCCCAAGCATCCGGTCTGGTACTACAACGTGAAGTCCGATCCGCACGTCGAGCTCCAGGACGGCGCCCGGCGCCGGGACCTGCGGGCGCGTGAGGTCACCGGCGCGGAGAAGGACCAGTGGTGGGAGCGCGCGGTCGCGGCGTACCCCTCGTACGCCGACTACCAGAAGAAGACGGACCGCGAGATCCCCCTCTTCGTGCTGGAGCCGACGGACTGATCTTCGTGCTGGAGCCGACGGACTGAGCGGCCCGGACGCGCGGGCGGCGACGCACGGCGCGTGACCGGGGTCCCGGCCGCGCCCGACCGGGGGATCCCGGCGCTGTGCGCGCCGAGGTCCTCGAAGGGGGCCCGGGGCAGCCGCCGAGATCCCGCGGACATGCCGCGCAGGAGCCGTCGCCCTCCGGGCAGCCCAGAGTCAGGCCCCGCCGCGTTCCCCTCTCGCGTCGGGGCCTTCGGCGTACCCGTCCCCGCGCGACGCGGACCGTGCCGCCGCCGCGTCGGTCACGTCGAGGAAGATCTGGTCGGCCTCGGGCACGGTGTGCGCGACGGAGCGTTTGATGCGGACGGCGACCTCCTCGACCTCCTCGCTGTCCAGACCCGGTACGAGGTCGATCCGCGCGGCGACCAGGGTCGAGTCGAGGCCGATCTCCATGGTGAGCAGCGCCTCCACACTGTCGATCTCGGGCTGCGCCTCCAGCAGGGCGCGTATCCGGCCGCTCGATTCGGGGTCGGCGGCGCGGCCGATGAGCTGCTCGCGCGCGTCGCGGCCCAGCCAGAAGGCGACGCCCACCAGAAGCGCTCCGATGGCGAAGGACGCGGAGGCCTCCCAGACGATCTGCCCGGTGATCATGTGCAGTGCCATGCCGGTGATCGCGAATGTCACGCCCAGCACGGCGGTGCCGTCCTCGGCGACCACCGTGCGCAGAGCGGGGTCGCGCAGCCTTCCGGCGCCGCCCTGCCCACGCACCTGGTGGAGCGCGCGGAACAGGGACGCGCCCTCGGCGAGCAGGGCGACGACCAGGACCGCCAGCCCCGCCACATAGCCGCTCGACGACTCCTCGCCGCCGTTCTTCAGCGCCTCGAAGCCCTGGAAGAACGAGAAACAGCCGCCCATCACGAAAATGCCGACGGCGGCGAGCAGCGACCAGAAGAACCTCTCCTTGCCGTAGCCGAACGGGTGCCGGCTGTCCGCGGGCCGGCGGCTGCGGCGCAGGGCGGCGAGGAGGAAGACCTCGTTCAGGCTGTCGGCCACGGAGTGCGCCGCCTCGGAGAGCAGCGCGGGAGAGCCCGTGAACAGTCCGCCGACCGCCTTGGCCACGGCGATCAGGAGGTTCGCTCCGAGGGCCACGAGCACGGTCAGACGCGTCCCGTGGTCCTGACCCTTCGGCTTCGGTGACGGCTCCGACCGCGCCGGCTCCCTCGGTTCCGTGGATTGCGCCGACGGCTTCGGCCGGTCCGACCGGTCCTGCGATGTCCGATTCACCCCGTCCGGTTGCCCAGGCCCGCGCGGCTCACACTTCGGCGGACCGTGCCGCCCTCTTCCAGACGTCCGGATTCGGTGGCACCGTCGTCTCGGACCACAGGAGGAGACCCACATGCCCAAGAAGCGGAAGAAACTCAAACTCCCTCTCGCCTACAAGCCGCTGGGATTCGCGCTGGGCTGGGCGAGCGGAGCCCTGGCCGGGCTGGCCTTCGAGGCGGCGTGGAAGGCGGTGCGTCACGAGGAGGACGCGCCCGACGCGCTGGACAAGGACCGCGGCTGGGGTGAGGTGCTGCTCGCCGCGGCCCTCCAGGGCGCGCTGTTCGCCGTCGCCCGCAGCGCGGCGGACCGCACGGGCGCGAAGGCCGTCGAACGTTCGACAGGGGTCTGGCCGTCCCCCGGCAAGGGCAAGAGCAAGGGAATCCGGGGTGGCGGGAGCTGACGACCGTGTCCGCGGGGCCGGGGGCGACGGCGGGTTCAGCCCAGCTTCGGCGCCATGGTGGGCGTACGGCACAGGGTGAACGAGTGCCCCGCCGGGTCGGCGTAGCCCCGCTCCTCGAAGGGTCCCGCGGCGTCCTTGGTCTCGATGGGGCGGCCGCCGAGACCGATGATCCGGCGTTCCGCCTCGTCCAGGTCCGTCACCTGGAAGTCCAGGTGGGCCTGGAGGGAGTTCTCGGGGCGCGGCCAGCTCGGCGGCGTCGCCGTGAGGTCCCTGCGGAACCCCATCCGGGTCCCGTCCGCGCCCCTGATGTCGATGCGGTTCGCGCTCGTGTCCGTCTCCTCGCCGTCGAGGAGTTCCCGGTAGAACGCGGCGAGCTTCTCGGGCTCGGCGCAGTCCAGCACCACCACGCCTGCCATGACCAGTGCCATGCTTCCTCCGTAGGGGATCGGG includes:
- a CDS encoding ArnT family glycosyltransferase, with translation MSTSMADRRESRLPTSTTEPPRRFARLRRHRRWLLALAVAALLAQMAVAMVTAAVRQTPTIDEPVYVGTAVVYTREHSLRYNPEHPPLGKLIIGAGLVFAHPHLDAHATDDQTALGRRLLYESGNDPWRVMFWARLPVIVLTLLFGLVVLAFACELAGPVGGLVALALYTLSPDVIANGSLATLDVPAAGFVLTSAWLVWRARHGRPSPHLALAAVALGAALATKMSTLPAVPALLLLAVLSRSHARRASGSGSGPIARRRLVAVGVAAGVAVGMALLALTVVWATYLVVDPRLRWATPADVPAVHGLRGLALHWLPLPRPYRDGMRVQFGFENATWSGFLFGRVYRGSLWYYLPAALLVKTPLGALALWLTGAATMLGVPRLRAAAPYVLLPPAVLLAVAMTGSRDLGVRYALFVPVFLAVAAAGVVALRPRPARLTAAAAVLFVAVSSLRAFPYYLPYSNEAFGGPSMTRLRLHDSNVDWGQDLGRLADRLSERYPGERVWLVYKGSGVPSAYGIEAADPRKAPPGEVHGLLAVSDSSVAKADGRLAALLDGSTPVDDVGHSITVFRRP
- a CDS encoding flavoprotein, with the protein product MTGDSGKTPAAKPFLYVVVCAAGIAQDVGRLIAAARERGWEAGVIATPQGLGFLDTAAVEARTGRPIRSAWRAPGDPRPFPAPDAVAVAPATFNTVNKWAAGTADTLALGTLCEAYGLGVPIAVLPCVSDALAAHPAYGASLDRLRGMGVRFGDRYSGEPDADGRRPEFRWERVLDLLAPRA
- a CDS encoding nuclear transport factor 2 family protein, with the protein product MSARPPLPPFTRETALQKVRAAEDAWNTRDPHKVSLAYSEDSVWRNRDTFVTGRAAIVELLTAKWEREREYALRKDLWSFDGNRIAVRFQYESRDADGRWWRSYGNELWEFDGQGLMTRREASIDDVPIEEKDRRLFGPRSDAERGASLPLR
- a CDS encoding TetR/AcrR family transcriptional regulator gives rise to the protein MDITSAHGQALAQAREQALDAAEELFYARGIQTVGMDDVRGASGVSLKRLYQLFPAKELLVEAYLERRDLRWRGRLAEHVDRHEEPERRILAVFDWLRLWFEEPDFHGCAWINSYGELGATSPRVSVQVRAHKQAFRDYLDGLVTAAGLPGSLTDQVYLLAEGAMVTAGITREARAAGHAAAAVSTLISAGRRAGCAETDPTAS
- a CDS encoding ferredoxin, with the translated sequence MTIDIAIDKDVCIGAGQCALTAPSVFTQDDDGFSEVLPGRADGDGDPLVREAARACPVGAITVTESGGHLSRT
- a CDS encoding cytochrome P450; protein product: MTESVAFPQDRTCPYHPPTAYDPLREARPLSRVSLYDGRSVWVVTGHRTARDLLTDPRLSSDRTRPAFPMPTERFASARDRRVALLGLDDPAHHTQRRMLVPSFTLKRIGSLRPRIQETVDRLLDAMEEKGPPAELVGDFALPVPSMVICALLGVPYADHEFFEEQSRRLLRGPAAADTQDARDQLDAYFGSLIDHKQKQPGDGLLDELIQDRLREGAVDREELISLATILLVAGHETTANMISLGTFTLLRHPEQLAELRTEPTLVPAAVEELLRFLSIADGLLRVATEDIEVAGATIRADDGVVFSTSVINRDEHTFPEPDALDWHRSARHHVAFGFGIHQCLGQNLARAEMEIALLSLFDRLPGLRLDAPADDIPFKPGDTIQGMLELPVTW
- a CDS encoding LysE family transporter; this translates as MTAALVAGLLAGYGIAIPVGAVATYLVSLTARTSLRIGGSAALGIATADGVYALVAALGGAALAAALQPVLVPLRVASGLVLAALAVRGAVTALRQYRERRLTARSTKDPAHPARAYLTLLGITLLNPTTIVYFAALVLGSRTSEAVRPLEQGVFVLAAFVASASWQLLIAGGGALLGRVLTGHRGRLVTALASSTVIMVLAVRMLAASP
- a CDS encoding nuclear transport factor 2 family protein, with translation MTTHVPTTRAVTEELLRRIGSGLPERIAELYAERIDWQLDWPRDEHGRAATPWIRPRSTRADAADHFRELGAHHLPGAADTTVERILVDGAEAVVLGEIRQTARVTGRPYRARFALHLTVEDGLVVRHHVYEDSLAVARAFAPRADARPGAPGGPGAPGGPAAPRRDR
- a CDS encoding nitroreductase family deazaflavin-dependent oxidoreductase, whose amino-acid sequence is MPLEGEYEPSPTQWVREQVELYESSGGTEGTTLQDTGLPVIILTTRGAKSGKIRKTPLMRVEHDGRYAAVASLGGAPKHPVWYYNVKSDPHVELQDGARRRDLRAREVTGAEKDQWWERAVAAYPSYADYQKKTDREIPLFVLEPTD
- a CDS encoding cation diffusion facilitator family transporter, coding for MWVSSCGPRRRCHRIRTSGRGRHGPPKCEPRGPGQPDGVNRTSQDRSDRPKPSAQSTEPREPARSEPSPKPKGQDHGTRLTVLVALGANLLIAVAKAVGGLFTGSPALLSEAAHSVADSLNEVFLLAALRRSRRPADSRHPFGYGKERFFWSLLAAVGIFVMGGCFSFFQGFEALKNGGEESSSGYVAGLAVLVVALLAEGASLFRALHQVRGQGGAGRLRDPALRTVVAEDGTAVLGVTFAITGMALHMITGQIVWEASASFAIGALLVGVAFWLGRDAREQLIGRAADPESSGRIRALLEAQPEIDSVEALLTMEIGLDSTLVAARIDLVPGLDSEEVEEVAVRIKRSVAHTVPEADQIFLDVTDAAAARSASRGDGYAEGPDARGERGGA
- a CDS encoding DUF4235 domain-containing protein encodes the protein MPKKRKKLKLPLAYKPLGFALGWASGALAGLAFEAAWKAVRHEEDAPDALDKDRGWGEVLLAAALQGALFAVARSAADRTGAKAVERSTGVWPSPGKGKSKGIRGGGS
- a CDS encoding VOC family protein; translated protein: MALVMAGVVVLDCAEPEKLAAFYRELLDGEETDTSANRIDIRGADGTRMGFRRDLTATPPSWPRPENSLQAHLDFQVTDLDEAERRIIGLGGRPIETKDAAGPFEERGYADPAGHSFTLCRTPTMAPKLG